The nucleotide sequence GAGAGAAATGGCGTTGGTGAAGATGCATACTGATGCCAATACGAGGGCAGAGATCTTGCGTATTGTGGATATATTTCGTGCCAATGTAGTAAGCGTTGCCCGTGATTCTTATACCATAGAGGTAACAGGGGATAGTGGTAAAATTAATGCAATTTTGAATTTATTAGAACCTTTAGGAATAAAAGAATTAGCTCGCACCGGTAAGGTAGCAATGACAAGAGGAGAGTAAAATGGTATTGAATGTTTATTACGACAAAGATGCAGATCTTTCTCTTATTAAAGGGAAAAAAGTGGCGGTAATCGGTTATGGGAGTCAGGGTTATGCCCATTCTAATAACTTAAAAGACAGTGGTGTAAATGTTGTTGTGGGTTTGAGAAGATCAAGTAAGTCCTGGAACAAGGCGGAGAAAAAGGGATTAAGGGTAATGGAAGTGCGTGATGCTGCTGAGTGGGCAGATGTAATTATGATTCTTGTCCCTGATGAACTACAGGCAGAAATCTACAAACAGGATATAGAGGCATGTCTTAAGGAAGGAAACACGATAGTTTTTGCACACGGTTTTAACATTCATTTTGGTCAGATAAAACCTTCAGCTTCTATAAATGTGATGATGGTTGCTCCGAAAGGACCTGGACACTTGGTGCGCAGGGAATATGAAAAGGGAAGAGGCATACCTATGCTTATCGCGGTGGAGCAGGATCCTTCTGGTAATACAAAAAATTTGGCCTTGTCTTATGCTTCGGCGATTGGAGGAGGAAAAGCAGGTATTATTGAGACCACATTTAAGGATGAGACAGAGACGGATTTATTTGGTGAACAGGTTGTTTTATGCGGTGGAGTGACAGCTTTGGTAAAAGCTGCTTTTGAAACTCTGGTAAAGGCTGGTTATCCGGAAGAAATGGCTTACTTTGAGTGTTTTCACGAACTGAAGCTTATTGTGGATCTCATGCATGAGGGTGGTATAAATGAAATGCGTTATTCAATATCCA is from Deltaproteobacteria bacterium and encodes:
- the ilvC gene encoding ketol-acid reductoisomerase, translated to MNVYYDKDADLSLIKGKKVAVIGYGSQGYAHSNNLKDSGVNVVVGLRRSSKSWNKAEKKGLRVMEVRDAAEWADVIMILVPDELQAEIYKQDIEACLKEGNTIVFAHGFNIHFGQIKPSASINVMMVAPKGPGHLVRREYEKGRGIPMLIAVEQDPSGNTKNLALSYASAIGGGKAGIIETTFKDETETDLFGEQVVLCGGVTALVKAAFETLVKAGYPEEMAYFECFHELKLIVDLMHEGGINEMRYSISNTAEYGDLTRGPRIINEATKTRMEEILKEIQTGQFAKEWILENKAGRPVFNALVKHDENHPIERVGKRLRSMMSWISASKIVDRDEA